A stretch of Paraburkholderia phenazinium DNA encodes these proteins:
- a CDS encoding response regulator transcription factor: MDCTGLTPSLKTRGREGILQISPVVSIVDDDQAVRHALDSLIRSLGWQVRMYKSAEEFFSSGDAAHTACLISDVLMPGMSGIEMYEHLRAQGHNPPTIFITACPSSPLRAQVVSAGALVLLPKPYDTATLTHWLSVALGSP; this comes from the coding sequence ATGGACTGCACCGGCCTCACGCCGTCCCTTAAAACGAGAGGTCGAGAGGGCATTTTGCAAATTTCGCCTGTTGTTTCGATTGTCGATGATGACCAAGCGGTTCGTCATGCCCTGGACAGCCTGATCCGGTCGCTGGGTTGGCAGGTGCGCATGTATAAGTCGGCGGAGGAATTTTTTTCGTCAGGGGATGCTGCTCACACCGCCTGCCTGATTTCCGATGTTTTGATGCCAGGGATGTCCGGTATCGAGATGTATGAGCACCTTCGTGCTCAGGGGCATAATCCACCGACCATATTTATCACCGCCTGTCCGAGCTCACCTCTACGGGCGCAAGTCGTGAGTGCCGGCGCACTCGTGTTGCTGCCGAAACCTTATGACACAGCCACTTTGACTCACTGGCTCTCGGTAGCACTTGGTAGTCCTTAG
- a CDS encoding efflux RND transporter periplasmic adaptor subunit, with translation MTLAVVVGSSLLLKTHASASADSVNAAPAPQVTVAQARTFQVDDRQVFTGRLQAVDTIDVRPRVSGYVDEVLFKEGTRVHKGDVLFRIDPRPYRAEVDRLTAELAQAQAEAVQARSDSDRGKRLLMQSAISREASEQLDTAASTSHSKALATGAQLDAAQLNLSFTDVRAPIDGKVSYAMITAGNLVTPDAVLTRVVSVDPIYGYFDVDEQSYLTLQHFRDDGHSVPEVAMALADEHDFTHVGHLDFVDNQLDSGSGTIRLRAVFPNAQGAYTPGLYAQIRLQESHPVPRILLRDTAVGTDLGDQFVYVVGPDSKIIYRKVSTGPVFAGLRVVESGIQPGERVVVDGLQHVQPGMVVLPITVSMDAQLNDRQKAELASVTRPVAGSGTTALAAR, from the coding sequence ATGACGCTGGCGGTCGTCGTGGGCAGTAGTCTGCTGCTTAAAACGCATGCATCCGCTTCGGCCGATTCGGTGAACGCCGCGCCAGCACCTCAGGTGACAGTAGCGCAGGCCCGTACGTTTCAGGTGGATGACCGTCAGGTATTCACCGGCAGATTACAGGCCGTCGACACGATTGACGTACGACCACGAGTGAGCGGATACGTGGATGAGGTGCTGTTCAAGGAGGGCACCCGGGTACACAAGGGCGACGTACTGTTCCGGATCGATCCGCGTCCTTATCGCGCCGAGGTAGACCGTCTGACAGCGGAACTCGCGCAAGCTCAGGCGGAGGCGGTGCAAGCCCGGTCCGATTCGGATCGAGGTAAGCGATTGCTGATGCAGAGTGCCATTTCGCGCGAAGCGTCGGAGCAACTTGACACCGCGGCAAGCACATCGCATTCGAAGGCGCTTGCGACCGGCGCCCAGCTCGACGCGGCGCAACTGAATCTCAGCTTCACAGACGTGCGTGCGCCGATCGACGGGAAGGTCAGCTATGCGATGATCACTGCCGGCAACCTGGTCACGCCAGATGCGGTCCTGACCCGCGTCGTCAGCGTCGACCCCATCTACGGATATTTCGACGTCGACGAACAGAGCTACCTTACGCTCCAGCATTTTCGCGATGACGGTCATAGCGTGCCCGAAGTTGCAATGGCCCTCGCGGACGAGCACGACTTCACGCACGTCGGTCATCTGGATTTCGTTGACAATCAACTCGACTCTGGTTCGGGAACCATTCGCCTTCGAGCTGTATTTCCCAACGCGCAAGGTGCGTACACGCCAGGACTCTATGCACAGATCCGCCTTCAGGAGAGCCATCCGGTGCCGCGCATCCTCCTGAGGGACACGGCAGTGGGAACTGATCTGGGGGATCAGTTTGTTTACGTGGTCGGGCCAGATAGCAAGATCATCTACCGCAAGGTGTCGACAGGTCCGGTCTTTGCCGGCTTGCGCGTCGTCGAAAGCGGTATTCAGCCAGGCGAGCGGGTGGTCGTTGATGGCCTGCAACATGTTCAACCGGGCATGGTGGTACTGCCGATCACCGTCTCAATGGATGCGCAGCTCAACGACCGCCAAAAGGCTGAGCTCGCAAGTGTAACCAGACCGGTTGCCGGATCTGGCACAACCGCACTGGCTGCACGATAG
- a CDS encoding DUF3331 domain-containing protein — MLATIREFSSPPDPNRQPPHLSRRSWSDGGQRLPRKSDRGEVRPYTVRVVEALSNSRFSLCWHDPTLCNYEEQVWVPCRARSSGRCALSGKRIGRGDCVYRPRGRGPSRPLNGDAMILASELATHRAIA; from the coding sequence ATGCTCGCAACCATCCGTGAGTTTTCTTCACCGCCAGATCCGAACCGACAGCCTCCGCATTTGTCTAGGCGTTCCTGGTCCGATGGCGGCCAGCGCCTTCCACGCAAGAGCGACCGCGGGGAAGTGCGGCCTTATACGGTAAGGGTTGTGGAGGCATTGTCCAATTCGCGCTTCTCCCTGTGCTGGCACGATCCGACGCTTTGCAACTACGAGGAGCAGGTCTGGGTGCCGTGCCGCGCTCGCTCGTCCGGGCGTTGTGCCTTGTCTGGCAAACGTATTGGCCGCGGCGATTGCGTCTATCGACCCCGAGGCCGCGGACCATCGAGGCCACTCAACGGCGACGCCATGATTCTGGCCAGCGAGCTGGCCACGCACCGCGCAATCGCTTGA
- a CDS encoding response regulator transcription factor, with translation MTTGTNSRKTAETAATEGSVVYIVDDDKGIRLSLSTLMRSVGLRVEAFESPDEFLRCPPAAGPSCLILDVRLRGKSGMAIHEDIVNRGMRIPVVFMTGHGDIEMGVKAMKAGAQDFFAKPFKDQDMLDAVAQALARDNERLAAEAALADLRALYQSLSPREKEVMGFVLSGLLNKQIAYEMNLSAITVKVHRGHVMRKMNACSMPDLVRKAESLGIGPSLPRGDHH, from the coding sequence ATGACTACTGGAACGAACTCCCGTAAAACAGCCGAAACCGCAGCAACCGAAGGCTCCGTCGTCTACATCGTCGATGATGACAAGGGAATCCGGCTTTCCCTTAGCACCCTTATGCGCTCAGTCGGCCTGCGGGTCGAAGCGTTCGAATCCCCGGACGAATTTCTACGGTGCCCGCCTGCCGCCGGACCAAGTTGCCTCATCCTCGACGTGCGACTCCGCGGAAAGAGCGGCATGGCGATTCACGAAGATATCGTGAATCGCGGCATGCGTATTCCCGTTGTATTCATGACCGGTCACGGAGACATCGAGATGGGCGTGAAGGCAATGAAGGCCGGCGCGCAGGACTTCTTTGCGAAACCGTTTAAGGACCAGGACATGCTCGACGCCGTTGCTCAGGCTCTGGCGCGAGACAACGAGCGGCTCGCGGCAGAAGCCGCGCTGGCCGATCTGCGTGCGTTATACCAGTCCCTTTCGCCGCGCGAGAAAGAAGTGATGGGCTTTGTGCTTTCCGGTCTTCTGAACAAGCAGATTGCCTATGAGATGAACCTGAGTGCGATCACGGTTAAGGTTCACCGTGGACACGTCATGCGTAAAATGAACGCGTGCTCGATGCCGGATCTGGTCCGCAAGGCCGAATCGCTCGGTATAGGGCCCTCTCTGCCTCGCGGCGATCATCATTGA
- a CDS encoding trifunctional serine/threonine-protein kinase/ATP-binding protein/sensor histidine kinase, giving the protein MAIANCQILERVCATAGSDLFRGRSADGSTVLLKLPAENADPVQFALLKREHLLLQSLNVAGIAKPLTLIDERIGPVLVLEDFAGESLEAVLGRAPRMDLPVCLRIGRHLADTFAGIDAAQVIHRDIRPANLLVEPGTGRVLLVDFSMATAKEASTVPTREVTAPAGDWAYVSPEQTGRMNRPVDYRTDCYSMGVMLYRMLTGQLPFQANDPLEWTHCHIARMPIPPTGITPEVPQPVSDIVMKMLAKLPEDRYQSAQGLKADLDRCLVQWRTSGQIEPFPLGREDIPVRFHAPHKLYGRRHEAARLLGAFERTAATGEAMLAIVSGYSGIGKSTLVEALRRPIVANRGYFISGKFDQGQRYFPYAAIIKAFRELVQQLLAESEARVAGWRQRIQAAVGTNGQLIVDVLPQVELIIGAQLPVSALPPTKAQNRFRVVFRQFVMGFASEAHPLVLFLDDLQWIDPASLTLVEDLITHPDTRYLLLVGAFRDNEVSATHPLMTSVERIRQNGTSVNELQLAPLSVVDLNRLVADTLRAPSAAACEPLTRLVRERTGGNPFFFIQFLDVLHQEGLLRHDAQHRAWRWNLDQIRAKNFAGNAVDLTVGKLRQLRVAAQETLRLAACLGNTFDLRHVALVSGNLAFAAWQGVREVKVEVEQALAAAARENLIVLADGTGKFLHDRIQQAAYALIPDAERAGVHLSIGRVLLANLTADELAEHVFDVANQFNRGATLLTGHDEKVQIAALDLSAGRRAKSSAAYASACVYLAAGMDLLDDGNWVSHRDLMFSLRLERAECEYLTGRADKAEQLIEELLRRCVSRVDHAAVCHMKVRLHIVKSENRQAVDSVLTCLRLFGIDLPAHPSQEQVEAEYEAVWRNLAGRPVESLIDVPLMTDPELQVAMRLLSTLYESAYFIDFQLLCLHLCRMVNISLLHGSSGASAYACFGFILGPVFRRYRDGYRFARLACDLVGEGGFPVDKALVYIATGHVAFWTQPIETVIDFHRAAFRTATETGDLTTACYSAFHCTSDLLLRGDPLETVWRESQRSLDFVRKAGYLDAADAIVCNQRFIATMQGHTAKLSTFSDSQFDEAAFEAQLTDDRMSSMVCTYWIFKLHARFLAGDYVAALDAAQRAQPQLWVLVGLFQSLDYFYYTALTLAALYENGSAGEQVAWHALLDEHREQLREWADTYPPTFADKHALVSAEIARIEGRNLDAMCLYEVAIQAASDQGFVQNEGIAHELAAGFCRARGWASAGRAHLNEARSCFERWGAHGKVRQLDARISPIREVATSRLATPVGNVVQLDLLSVAKASQAISSHIVLDDLVDTLMHILLESAGAQTGRLLLAHNASLALVAEASLAQQTVHVRRHLGDVSHGSAPPESAAREAALPDSIVNYVQRCQERVLLDDATQANPFSADEYLTRRQPKSVLCLPLMRRSELIGLLYLENNLAIQAFTPERITVLELLASQAAITLENARLYRDLAEREARIRRLVEANIVGIFTFHLDGQILEANEAFLRIVGYDREDLESGRMCWTDMTPPEWLERDNQRIAELTTTGTLQPFEKEYFRKDGSRAPVLIGVATFEVGQHQGVGFALDLTVCKRAEAEVRESEERYREVQMALAHSNRAATMGQLTASIAHEVRQPITAVATYASAASRWLDARPANLNEVRQALDGIVYEATRAGGIISGIRDLVRKAPPRKDRVDINEAVVEVIELTRGEAAKYDVSVLTALGDALPLVLGDRVQLQQVMLNLIVNALEAMGSTSTGPRELLISTTADLSDGVSIVVRDSGPGLPPDEFSRVFDPFYTTKENGLGMGLSICRSIVETHGGRLWACKNEPRGAVFQFTLPAGGGE; this is encoded by the coding sequence GTGGCCATCGCGAACTGTCAGATCCTTGAGCGGGTCTGCGCGACAGCGGGCTCCGACCTCTTCCGTGGACGCTCCGCGGATGGGTCGACGGTACTGTTGAAGTTGCCTGCGGAAAACGCCGACCCAGTCCAATTCGCTCTGCTGAAACGCGAACACCTCCTGCTGCAATCTTTAAACGTCGCGGGGATTGCGAAACCGCTCACGTTAATCGATGAGCGAATCGGCCCGGTGCTGGTGCTCGAAGACTTCGCCGGCGAGTCGCTCGAAGCCGTTTTGGGTCGTGCGCCGCGAATGGACCTGCCTGTTTGCCTGCGTATCGGCCGTCATCTGGCGGATACGTTCGCGGGTATCGATGCCGCGCAGGTTATCCACCGCGATATCCGACCCGCCAATCTCCTCGTCGAGCCTGGCACTGGCCGGGTTCTACTGGTGGATTTCAGTATGGCGACGGCAAAGGAAGCCAGCACCGTCCCGACGAGGGAGGTCACCGCCCCCGCTGGAGATTGGGCTTACGTGTCCCCCGAGCAAACGGGCCGCATGAATCGTCCGGTTGATTATCGGACCGACTGCTATTCGATGGGTGTAATGCTCTATCGGATGCTGACCGGCCAGCTGCCATTTCAGGCGAACGACCCGCTGGAATGGACGCATTGCCATATCGCCCGTATGCCGATACCACCGACGGGGATCACGCCCGAGGTGCCACAGCCGGTGTCGGATATCGTGATGAAGATGCTGGCCAAGCTACCAGAAGACCGCTACCAAAGCGCGCAAGGCCTGAAGGCCGATCTCGATCGGTGTCTGGTGCAATGGCGGACCTCGGGTCAGATCGAGCCGTTCCCGCTCGGCAGGGAAGATATCCCGGTACGTTTCCATGCCCCGCACAAGCTCTACGGGCGGCGCCACGAAGCAGCGAGGCTGCTAGGCGCCTTCGAGCGGACGGCGGCCACCGGCGAGGCCATGCTGGCGATCGTCTCCGGGTACTCCGGCATCGGCAAGTCGACGCTGGTCGAGGCGTTGCGCAGGCCGATTGTGGCGAACCGTGGTTACTTCATTTCGGGCAAGTTCGATCAGGGCCAGCGCTATTTTCCTTATGCTGCCATCATCAAGGCGTTTCGCGAACTGGTGCAACAACTACTGGCGGAAAGCGAAGCGCGCGTCGCCGGCTGGCGGCAACGGATCCAGGCCGCGGTCGGCACCAATGGCCAGCTTATTGTCGATGTGCTGCCCCAGGTCGAGTTGATTATCGGCGCGCAATTGCCGGTGTCGGCGTTGCCGCCGACCAAGGCACAAAACCGGTTCCGCGTGGTGTTCCGGCAATTCGTCATGGGGTTCGCGAGCGAGGCACATCCTCTGGTTCTCTTCCTGGACGATCTGCAGTGGATCGATCCGGCTAGCCTGACGCTCGTCGAGGACCTGATCACACACCCGGACACACGCTATCTGCTGCTAGTGGGTGCTTTTCGTGATAACGAAGTGAGTGCCACGCACCCGTTGATGACGAGCGTCGAGAGGATCCGCCAGAATGGCACATCGGTGAACGAGCTTCAGCTCGCGCCGCTGTCGGTCGTGGATCTGAACCGGCTGGTGGCCGACACGCTCCGTGCACCATCTGCTGCCGCCTGCGAACCGCTCACGCGGCTTGTTCGCGAGCGCACAGGGGGCAATCCGTTCTTCTTTATCCAGTTCCTGGATGTGCTGCACCAGGAGGGGTTGCTGCGGCACGATGCGCAACACCGGGCCTGGCGGTGGAACCTGGATCAGATCAGGGCTAAAAATTTTGCCGGCAACGCCGTCGACCTGACGGTGGGTAAGTTGCGACAATTGAGGGTCGCGGCACAGGAAACCTTGCGACTGGCGGCATGCCTCGGCAACACTTTCGACCTTCGCCATGTCGCGCTGGTCAGCGGCAATTTGGCGTTCGCTGCATGGCAAGGCGTGAGGGAGGTCAAGGTCGAGGTCGAGCAAGCCCTCGCGGCCGCGGCGCGCGAAAATCTGATTGTGCTTGCCGACGGCACCGGCAAGTTCCTGCATGATCGGATCCAGCAGGCCGCCTACGCGCTGATTCCCGACGCGGAGCGCGCCGGCGTCCACCTAAGCATCGGTCGCGTGCTGCTGGCCAACCTGACTGCAGACGAACTTGCAGAGCATGTGTTCGATGTCGCGAACCAGTTCAATCGGGGCGCAACCCTGCTCACCGGGCATGATGAGAAAGTGCAGATCGCGGCGCTCGACCTGAGTGCCGGGCGCCGGGCTAAGTCCTCGGCAGCTTATGCGTCTGCGTGCGTGTACCTGGCGGCCGGCATGGACCTGCTCGACGACGGCAACTGGGTCAGCCACCGTGACCTGATGTTCAGTCTGCGGCTCGAACGCGCGGAGTGTGAGTATCTGACAGGTCGCGCCGACAAGGCTGAGCAACTCATCGAGGAGCTATTGCGGCGATGCGTGTCGAGAGTCGATCATGCGGCCGTCTGCCATATGAAGGTGCGGCTGCATATCGTCAAGTCGGAGAACCGGCAGGCCGTCGACAGCGTGCTCACCTGCCTGCGCCTGTTCGGCATCGATCTCCCGGCGCACCCGTCTCAGGAACAGGTCGAGGCCGAATACGAAGCGGTCTGGCGCAACCTGGCGGGTCGCCCGGTCGAGAGCTTAATAGACGTGCCGCTGATGACCGATCCGGAACTGCAGGTCGCGATGCGTCTTCTCTCGACCCTGTATGAATCCGCCTACTTTATCGATTTCCAGTTGTTGTGCCTGCACCTGTGCCGCATGGTGAACATCAGCCTGCTGCACGGCTCGAGTGGTGCGTCCGCGTACGCCTGCTTCGGGTTTATCCTTGGCCCGGTGTTTCGCCGCTACCGCGACGGTTACCGTTTCGCCAGGCTTGCATGCGACCTGGTCGGCGAGGGCGGTTTCCCTGTCGATAAGGCATTAGTCTATATCGCAACGGGACACGTTGCTTTCTGGACCCAGCCGATCGAAACCGTGATTGACTTCCATCGGGCAGCGTTTCGCACCGCGACCGAGACGGGCGATCTGACGACGGCTTGCTACAGTGCGTTCCATTGCACCAGCGACCTTCTACTGCGGGGCGATCCGCTCGAAACGGTCTGGCGCGAGTCGCAGCGGAGCCTCGACTTCGTGCGCAAGGCCGGGTACCTCGACGCGGCGGACGCCATAGTGTGCAACCAACGCTTCATTGCGACCATGCAGGGTCATACCGCGAAATTATCCACGTTTAGCGACTCGCAGTTCGACGAAGCGGCGTTTGAGGCGCAACTGACGGACGACCGGATGAGCTCGATGGTCTGCACGTACTGGATCTTCAAACTGCACGCGAGATTTCTGGCAGGCGACTACGTAGCGGCCCTCGACGCCGCCCAACGGGCGCAACCGCAATTGTGGGTCCTGGTCGGCCTCTTTCAGTCACTTGACTATTTTTACTACACGGCGCTGACGTTGGCTGCACTCTATGAGAACGGGTCCGCTGGCGAGCAGGTCGCGTGGCACGCCCTCCTCGACGAGCACCGGGAGCAATTGCGCGAGTGGGCTGACACCTATCCGCCTACGTTCGCGGACAAGCACGCCTTGGTGTCGGCTGAGATCGCCCGGATCGAAGGGCGGAACCTCGATGCGATGTGTCTGTACGAAGTGGCCATTCAAGCGGCCAGCGATCAAGGGTTTGTCCAAAACGAAGGCATCGCTCATGAACTGGCCGCCGGATTTTGCCGTGCCCGCGGATGGGCGAGCGCCGGCCGCGCCCATCTGAACGAAGCGCGCAGCTGTTTTGAGCGCTGGGGCGCACACGGCAAAGTCAGGCAGCTCGACGCGCGCATATCGCCAATACGCGAAGTAGCAACGTCTCGGCTCGCCACGCCTGTTGGCAATGTGGTGCAACTCGATCTGCTGTCGGTCGCCAAAGCCTCGCAGGCCATATCTAGCCATATCGTGCTTGACGATCTTGTCGACACGCTAATGCACATCCTGCTCGAAAGTGCCGGCGCGCAAACCGGCCGGCTGTTGCTAGCCCACAATGCCAGCTTGGCACTCGTGGCCGAAGCGAGCCTCGCGCAGCAGACCGTTCACGTCCGGCGGCACTTGGGCGACGTGTCGCACGGCTCGGCCCCGCCGGAGTCAGCCGCGCGCGAAGCGGCGTTGCCGGACTCCATCGTCAACTATGTCCAGCGCTGCCAGGAGCGGGTGCTGCTGGATGATGCGACGCAAGCGAACCCCTTTTCGGCAGACGAATACCTTACCCGCCGCCAACCGAAGTCCGTGTTGTGTCTGCCTCTCATGCGCCGTTCCGAATTGATCGGCTTGCTGTATCTGGAGAACAACCTGGCCATCCAGGCGTTCACGCCTGAGCGCATAACCGTCCTCGAATTGCTGGCCTCGCAGGCCGCGATTACCCTCGAGAACGCTCGTCTGTACCGCGATCTGGCGGAACGCGAAGCAAGGATCCGACGTCTCGTCGAGGCCAACATTGTGGGTATTTTCACTTTCCATCTCGATGGCCAGATTCTCGAGGCCAATGAAGCGTTTCTCCGGATCGTGGGATACGACCGCGAGGACCTCGAGTCGGGACGGATGTGCTGGACCGACATGACCCCACCCGAGTGGCTCGAGCGCGACAACCAGCGAATCGCGGAGCTCACGACGACAGGGACATTACAGCCCTTTGAGAAGGAATATTTCAGAAAGGATGGCAGCCGTGCGCCCGTGCTGATCGGCGTGGCGACGTTCGAAGTAGGGCAGCACCAAGGTGTCGGTTTCGCACTTGATTTGACCGTGTGCAAGCGGGCGGAAGCCGAAGTGCGGGAGAGCGAGGAGCGCTACCGTGAAGTGCAGATGGCGCTCGCGCACTCTAACCGGGCCGCGACGATGGGGCAGCTCACAGCCTCGATTGCCCATGAGGTCAGGCAGCCGATCACTGCGGTAGCGACCTATGCTTCGGCCGCCTCGCGCTGGCTGGACGCGAGGCCCGCTAACCTTAATGAGGTCAGGCAGGCGCTCGATGGCATCGTCTATGAGGCAACACGCGCTGGCGGCATCATTAGCGGGATTCGCGACCTGGTCAGAAAAGCGCCTCCACGCAAGGACCGAGTAGACATTAACGAGGCGGTCGTCGAGGTGATCGAACTGACGCGGGGCGAAGCGGCGAAGTACGACGTCTCAGTGCTGACGGCACTCGGCGATGCCTTGCCTCTCGTCCTGGGTGATCGCGTTCAGTTGCAACAGGTGATGCTCAACCTGATCGTCAACGCCCTTGAGGCGATGGGCTCAACGAGCACGGGTCCCCGTGAGCTACTGATCAGCACAACTGCAGATTTATCGGATGGCGTGTCTATCGTCGTGCGGGATTCTGGTCCGGGGCTCCCTCCAGATGAGTTCAGTCGCGTCTTCGATCCGTTCTACACGACGAAGGAGAATGGCCTAGGCATGGGCCTGTCGATCTGCCGTTCAATCGTCGAGACGCACGGGGGGCGGTTGTGGGCTTGCAAGAATGAACCGCGAGGGGCTGTCTTTCAGTTCACGTTGCCTGCTGGGGGGGGAGAGTAG